A portion of the Sebaldella sp. S0638 genome contains these proteins:
- a CDS encoding YwbE family protein, giving the protein MSGQNRKDIKIGALVDIVLKKDQRTGKLTRGHVKRILTNSQFHPHGIKVMLEEDDQVGRVQEIIG; this is encoded by the coding sequence ATGAGCGGTCAAAACAGAAAAGATATAAAGATAGGAGCCTTAGTAGATATAGTCCTGAAAAAAGATCAGCGTACAGGAAAACTTACAAGAGGACATGTAAAGAGAATTCTGACAAACAGCCAGTTTCATCCTCACGGAATCAAGGTAATGCTTGAAGAAGATGATCAGGTTGGACGTGTACAGGAAATCATAGGATAA
- a CDS encoding autotransporter-associated N-terminal domain-containing protein, whose protein sequence is MNILERVEKELKSCLKHNRNIKFSKQLALTFLMTGGFVGANEVPKSTNVTQNVEAKIKKLKADNKKNLNKGRRELKRLELEGDQVIKIPWEPVIKSL, encoded by the coding sequence ATGAATATATTAGAACGTGTGGAAAAAGAACTTAAGTCATGTTTGAAACATAATAGGAATATAAAGTTTTCAAAACAATTGGCATTGACTTTTCTTATGACAGGTGGATTTGTAGGAGCAAATGAAGTGCCGAAATCTACTAATGTAACACAAAATGTAGAAGCTAAAATAAAGAAACTAAAAGCAGATAATAAGAAAAATCTAAATAAAGGCAGGCGGGAACTAAAACGTCTGGAACTTGAAGGAGATCAGGTAATAAAAATACCATGGGAGCCTGTGATAAAAAGTCTGTAA
- a CDS encoding glycyl radical protein, translating into MKTYELKSERVAKLREEALAKDPGVCVERARYLTKAYKENEEKSKYIKRALAVKEVLENMSIYIKDGELVVGNQSSDVRTAPLFPEYAVEWIIEELNEKGNFDYRDGDKFHLPEEHKKEVLEICEYWEGKTLREKCYAQMPEELKKASQVKAVHGEGNMTSGDGHIVPDFEKALKVGLRGIINEAAEARDKVDITVFGGYDKRDFLDSIVILNEAVIDFAHRFSALAEELAAKETDEKRKTELLTIAKNCKNVPENSPETFWEAVQMVWFIHLVIQIESNGHSASLGRTDQYLYEFYKKDVIADKTMERDFAKELLQCLWVKLYTVIKVRPTSHSGYGAGYPTYQNVTIGGSNYDGSDACNELTYLILESVAENKMTQPNLAVRFHSNSPEKFIRESASVAATGYGMPAMHTDEIIIPALLNKGVEFKDAYNYTMVGCVEVAVPGKWGYRCTGMTFLNFIKIVELVINDGHDPRTGMTLYQGNGTLLDFESFDDLWKSWEKNIAYYTRLSVALDVLADTHLEEFPDILCSSLIDSCIERGKTAKEGGAKYDIIAGLQVGLSNAANAMYALKKTVFEDKILTKEEVFEALKNNFEGIDGERVRTILLNVPKYGNDIDEIDRFTVKTYEPYIEEIANYKNTRYGRGPINGGYGLSTSGISSNVPMGTVTGATPDGRYAYTPAAEGASPTQGTDVKGPTAVLNSIVKLPTLLITGGQLLNQKYSPELIKSEDQFEKFVGIIKTFINLKGWHIQFNIISRDTLQAAKEEPEKYRDIVVRVAGYCAQFVTLDPITQEDIIARTEQVM; encoded by the coding sequence ATGAAAACTTATGAATTAAAAAGTGAAAGGGTGGCAAAACTAAGAGAAGAAGCACTTGCTAAAGATCCCGGGGTATGTGTGGAAAGAGCGAGATACCTCACAAAAGCATATAAAGAAAATGAAGAAAAATCAAAATATATAAAAAGAGCATTGGCAGTAAAAGAAGTATTGGAAAATATGAGTATTTACATAAAAGATGGGGAACTTGTAGTAGGGAACCAGTCGTCAGACGTAAGAACAGCACCTTTATTTCCTGAATATGCAGTAGAATGGATAATTGAAGAGCTGAATGAAAAAGGTAACTTTGACTATAGAGACGGAGATAAATTTCATCTTCCCGAAGAGCATAAAAAAGAAGTATTGGAAATTTGTGAATACTGGGAAGGGAAAACATTAAGAGAAAAGTGTTATGCTCAGATGCCTGAGGAACTGAAAAAAGCTTCACAGGTGAAAGCAGTTCACGGTGAAGGAAATATGACTTCAGGAGACGGACATATAGTCCCTGATTTTGAAAAAGCATTAAAGGTGGGATTAAGAGGAATAATAAATGAAGCCGCAGAAGCAAGAGATAAAGTGGATATTACAGTATTCGGAGGATATGACAAGAGAGATTTTCTGGATTCGATTGTTATTTTGAATGAGGCAGTTATAGACTTTGCACATAGATTTTCTGCTCTTGCCGAAGAGCTTGCAGCAAAAGAAACTGATGAAAAGAGAAAAACAGAACTTCTGACTATAGCTAAAAACTGTAAAAACGTTCCTGAAAACTCACCGGAAACTTTTTGGGAAGCAGTGCAGATGGTTTGGTTCATACATCTTGTAATACAGATAGAAAGTAACGGGCATTCAGCTTCTCTGGGAAGAACAGACCAGTATTTATACGAGTTTTATAAAAAAGATGTTATTGCTGACAAAACTATGGAAAGAGACTTTGCCAAGGAACTTCTGCAATGTCTGTGGGTAAAACTTTACACTGTAATTAAAGTAAGACCTACTTCACATTCAGGTTACGGTGCAGGATATCCTACATATCAGAATGTAACTATAGGCGGTTCCAACTATGACGGAAGTGATGCATGTAATGAGCTTACTTATCTGATTCTGGAAAGTGTTGCTGAAAACAAGATGACACAGCCTAACCTTGCAGTAAGATTTCATTCAAATTCGCCTGAAAAATTCATAAGAGAAAGTGCCAGTGTAGCAGCTACAGGATATGGAATGCCGGCTATGCATACAGATGAAATAATTATTCCCGCATTATTAAATAAAGGTGTGGAGTTTAAAGATGCCTATAATTACACAATGGTAGGATGTGTAGAAGTGGCAGTTCCGGGAAAATGGGGATATAGATGTACTGGTATGACTTTTCTGAATTTCATTAAGATAGTGGAACTTGTGATAAATGACGGTCACGATCCGAGAACAGGAATGACATTGTATCAGGGGAATGGAACACTGCTTGACTTTGAAAGCTTTGATGATTTATGGAAATCATGGGAGAAAAATATAGCATATTACACGAGATTGAGTGTAGCTCTTGATGTACTTGCAGACACACACCTTGAAGAGTTTCCTGACATATTATGTTCAAGTCTGATAGACAGTTGTATAGAAAGAGGAAAGACAGCAAAAGAAGGCGGGGCAAAGTACGATATTATAGCAGGTCTTCAGGTAGGGTTATCTAACGCTGCAAATGCAATGTATGCATTGAAAAAAACTGTTTTCGAAGATAAAATTCTGACTAAGGAAGAAGTATTTGAGGCATTGAAGAATAATTTTGAGGGAATAGACGGGGAAAGAGTAAGAACTATTCTGCTTAATGTACCTAAATATGGAAATGATATAGATGAAATAGATAGATTTACAGTAAAGACATATGAGCCTTATATAGAAGAAATTGCAAATTATAAAAATACAAGATATGGAAGAGGGCCGATAAACGGCGGTTATGGTCTGTCAACTTCGGGGATTTCATCTAATGTACCTATGGGAACTGTAACAGGTGCGACTCCTGACGGAAGATACGCTTATACTCCTGCAGCTGAAGGAGCTTCTCCTACACAGGGAACAGATGTAAAAGGGCCTACAGCAGTGTTGAATTCTATAGTAAAACTTCCTACACTTCTGATAACAGGAGGACAGCTTCTAAATCAAAAATATTCTCCTGAACTGATAAAATCAGAGGATCAGTTTGAAAAATTTGTGGGGATTATAAAAACTTTTATAAATCTGAAAGGATGGCATATACAGTTTAATATAATTTCCAGAGATACTCTTCAGGCAGCAAAAGAAGAACCGGAAAAATACAGAGATATAGTAGTAAGAGTAGCGGGATACTGTGCACAGTTCGTAACACTGGATCCTATTACACAGGAAGATATAATAGCAAGAACGGAACAGGTAATGTAA
- a CDS encoding FMN-dependent NADH-azoreductase has translation MSSLLYIKSHPLKIEESKSLTTGEIFLKEWKSLNPESKVTELDLFHTEIPQLDESIFEAWKKMKSGISFETLAESEQEKVKVYDKLITEFINADKIVFVNPMWNHFFPPVMKQYIDVLCVAGKTFRYTADGPVGLLGDKKVLHIQSAGGIYNHNSGEVVDFGSEYLAHMMSFFGIEDFTSLYIEGADAFPDKKEEVLALAKEEAKKIAADF, from the coding sequence ATGAGCAGTTTACTATATATAAAAAGTCATCCGTTAAAAATAGAAGAGTCTAAATCTCTTACAACAGGGGAAATATTTTTAAAAGAATGGAAAAGCCTGAATCCCGAAAGCAAAGTTACTGAACTTGACCTGTTTCATACAGAAATACCGCAGCTTGACGAGAGTATATTTGAAGCATGGAAGAAGATGAAATCAGGAATTTCTTTTGAAACTCTGGCTGAATCAGAGCAGGAGAAGGTAAAAGTATACGATAAATTAATAACTGAATTTATAAATGCCGACAAGATAGTTTTCGTGAATCCTATGTGGAATCATTTCTTCCCGCCTGTGATGAAACAATATATAGATGTGTTGTGCGTAGCAGGGAAAACTTTTAGATACACTGCCGACGGGCCTGTGGGATTGCTTGGGGATAAAAAGGTGCTTCATATTCAGTCAGCTGGAGGGATTTATAACCATAACAGCGGTGAAGTGGTGGATTTTGGTTCGGAATATCTGGCACATATGATGAGTTTCTTTGGTATAGAGGATTTTACATCTCTTTATATCGAAGGGGCAGATGCATTTCCGGATAAAAAGGAAGAAGTTCTGGCACTGGCAAAAGAGGAAGCGAAGAAAATAGCAGCTGATTTTTAA
- a CDS encoding NAD(P)/FAD-dependent oxidoreductase, which yields MLRISNIKMPIKHTKEDVLRQAAETLGVSTDEINNFKITGQSIDARNKSNIVYVYSVDLEIIDEDRFLEIKNVKKTEVFIYETEKIQNIPEKRPVVAGSGPAGIFAALILAESGLRPIVLERGKNVDERKKDVYDFFKTGVLNTESNVQFGEGGAGTFSDGKLTTGTHNVRIKKVITEFIEAGGGEELAYMSKPHVGTDRLIGILRNMRKKIESLGGEYRFQNKLSSIKHSDGKLQSIKVSGPEGEYSIETDYLILAVGHSARDTFYMLNEKKVEMQQKPFSVGVRIEHKQDMINKSQYGKHADKLPAAEYKLNVKSSNGRGVYTFCMCPGGVVVPAASEDGFLAVNGMSYYKRNKENANSAVLVNVYPEDFRGDSVLAGVEFQRRLEKKAFELGGGKYKAPVQLVSDFLKNQKSGKLGSVIPSYSIGYKLSNLNECFPKFIVESLKDGIKEMDKKIRGFAGSDSVITAVESRSSSPVRILRDELMFSSVKGLIPCGEGAGHAGGIVSAAVDGIKCAEALNNIIRNQ from the coding sequence ATGTTAAGAATAAGCAATATAAAGATGCCGATAAAACACACTAAAGAAGATGTGTTAAGACAAGCGGCCGAGACACTGGGAGTAAGCACAGATGAAATAAATAATTTCAAAATAACAGGACAGTCAATAGACGCAAGAAATAAGAGTAATATTGTATATGTATATTCTGTGGATTTAGAGATCATAGATGAAGACAGATTTTTAGAAATTAAAAATGTGAAAAAAACTGAGGTTTTTATTTATGAAACAGAGAAAATTCAGAATATACCTGAAAAAAGACCTGTAGTGGCAGGAAGCGGTCCTGCGGGAATATTTGCAGCACTTATTCTGGCTGAGTCCGGTCTGAGACCTATTGTTCTTGAAAGAGGGAAAAATGTAGACGAAAGAAAAAAAGATGTTTATGATTTTTTTAAGACAGGTGTTCTGAATACTGAATCAAATGTACAGTTTGGAGAGGGAGGAGCCGGGACATTTTCAGACGGGAAACTTACTACAGGGACTCATAATGTAAGAATAAAAAAAGTAATAACTGAATTTATTGAAGCCGGAGGCGGTGAGGAATTAGCATATATGTCAAAGCCTCATGTAGGAACAGACAGACTTATCGGGATACTCAGAAATATGAGAAAGAAAATAGAAAGTCTCGGCGGTGAATACAGGTTTCAGAATAAACTTTCATCTATAAAACATTCAGACGGTAAGCTTCAAAGTATAAAAGTGTCAGGGCCGGAAGGAGAATATTCTATAGAAACGGATTATCTTATTCTCGCAGTAGGTCATAGTGCAAGAGATACTTTTTATATGCTGAATGAGAAAAAAGTGGAAATGCAGCAAAAGCCGTTTTCTGTTGGAGTAAGGATAGAACATAAACAGGATATGATAAATAAAAGCCAGTATGGAAAACATGCAGATAAACTACCGGCTGCGGAGTATAAATTAAATGTAAAGTCATCAAACGGCCGGGGAGTCTATACTTTCTGTATGTGTCCCGGAGGAGTGGTAGTTCCGGCAGCAAGTGAAGATGGTTTTCTGGCGGTAAACGGAATGAGCTATTATAAAAGAAATAAAGAAAATGCCAATTCAGCGGTACTTGTAAATGTATATCCGGAAGATTTTCGCGGAGACAGCGTACTTGCAGGAGTGGAATTCCAGAGAAGACTGGAGAAAAAAGCCTTTGAACTTGGCGGCGGGAAATATAAAGCACCTGTACAGCTTGTAAGTGATTTTTTGAAAAACCAGAAATCCGGGAAACTTGGAAGTGTTATTCCAAGCTATAGTATAGGCTATAAATTAAGTAATTTGAATGAATGTTTCCCGAAGTTTATAGTAGAATCCCTGAAAGACGGGATAAAGGAAATGGATAAGAAAATAAGAGGATTCGCCGGTTCTGATTCTGTAATTACAGCTGTGGAAAGCCGAAGTTCTTCACCTGTGAGAATACTGCGTGACGAGTTAATGTTTTCCAGTGTAAAAGGTCTGATACCATGCGGTGAAGGCGCAGGTCATGCAGGAGGTATTGTTTCTGCCGCGGTAGACGGAATAAAGTGTGCTGAAGCTTTGAATAATATAATAAGAAATCAGTAA
- a CDS encoding glycyl-radical enzyme activating protein, with amino-acid sequence MKTYVCEIERLGIHDGPGIRTVVFLKGCPLKCIWCSNPETQLSLNQIYYNEKKCIKCKRCVEASEDNSVTYDDEWRFFPEKCSDADKIIQSCPVGALKNTAEKMSVDEVFEEVMKDYSYYRNSNGGLTVSGGEVLMNSDFAYELIKKVKEEYINTAIETSGFGNYSALEKIAKVTDYILFDIKHMDEKIHEEVTGVSNKIILANLKKLSEWHKNIMIRIPLLKGINDTEENINKTIDFVKEMKLNEIHVLPYHTLGLEKYRQLKMPYMGNNYKKHTPEDLDKVKKMIETSGLKCKING; translated from the coding sequence ATGAAAACCTATGTTTGTGAAATAGAAAGGCTGGGAATACATGACGGTCCGGGTATAAGAACAGTGGTGTTTTTAAAAGGGTGCCCTCTGAAGTGCATATGGTGTTCTAATCCGGAAACACAGCTGTCATTGAACCAGATTTACTATAATGAAAAAAAATGCATAAAATGTAAAAGATGTGTCGAAGCATCAGAAGATAATTCTGTGACATATGATGATGAATGGAGATTTTTTCCTGAGAAATGCAGCGATGCAGATAAAATTATACAGAGCTGTCCTGTGGGAGCATTGAAAAATACTGCTGAAAAAATGTCAGTAGATGAAGTGTTCGAAGAGGTAATGAAAGATTACTCCTATTACAGGAATTCAAACGGAGGTTTGACTGTATCAGGGGGAGAAGTATTGATGAATTCAGATTTTGCTTATGAACTGATAAAAAAAGTAAAAGAAGAATACATAAATACAGCTATAGAGACTTCGGGTTTCGGGAATTATTCCGCTCTGGAAAAGATAGCAAAGGTAACAGACTATATTTTATTTGATATTAAACATATGGATGAAAAGATACACGAAGAAGTAACAGGAGTTTCGAATAAAATAATTCTGGCTAATCTGAAAAAGCTTTCGGAATGGCATAAAAATATTATGATCAGAATACCTTTGTTAAAAGGAATAAATGATACAGAAGAAAACATAAATAAAACTATTGATTTTGTGAAAGAAATGAAACTAAACGAAATTCATGTACTTCCTTATCATACTCTGGGACTTGAAAAATACAGGCAGTTAAAAATGCCTTATATGGGAAATAATTATAAAAAACATACGCCGGAGGATCTGGATAAGGTGAAAAAGATGATAGAAACAAGCGGTTTGAAATGTAAGATAAACGGTTAA
- the ptsG gene encoding glucose-specific PTS transporter subunit IIBC produces the protein MKLFTELQKIGKALLTPVAVLPAAGLLLAFGNKLGIPLMEQTGGIIFSNLPLLFCVGVAVGLTNDGIAGLASIVAFLVMNTVMGITAGITPDMIGQNPAYASVMGIPTLQTGVFGGLVAGVIAAVMFKKFYNIELPAYLGFFAGKRFVPIVTAAVAFIIGLCMPFLWKPVQAGVAALSYYANESNTNVSTFLFGLVERALVPFGLHHIFYPPFWWQFGEYTTKSGQVVTGDQTIWFAMLKDGVKSFDSATYQGAGKFMAGKFPFMMFGLPAAALAMYHEAKPERKKIVGGILFSAALTSFLTGITEPIEFAFLFVAPALFMVHSVFAGLSFMIMNILKVRVESTFSGGLIDFIGFGVLPSTEGFQTRWVLAIVVGLVFAVVYYVLFRASIRFFNLATPGREAEVEIEGEEGQIFEGGLAGSVLQALGGKDNIVSVDSCITRLRVEVVNVEKVDDSVLKRLGAAGVLKVGKNGVQAVFGSKAQFICNDINQLI, from the coding sequence ATGAAATTATTCACTGAGTTACAAAAAATAGGAAAGGCGCTTTTGACACCGGTAGCTGTACTTCCTGCCGCGGGACTTCTGCTTGCCTTTGGAAATAAATTAGGGATTCCGTTAATGGAGCAGACAGGAGGTATTATATTCAGCAACCTGCCGTTGTTATTCTGTGTAGGGGTAGCTGTGGGACTTACTAATGACGGTATTGCCGGTCTGGCATCGATAGTAGCGTTTTTGGTTATGAATACAGTAATGGGAATAACAGCCGGGATTACACCGGATATGATAGGGCAGAATCCTGCATATGCGTCTGTAATGGGAATACCTACATTGCAGACAGGGGTTTTCGGAGGACTGGTAGCAGGAGTAATAGCCGCCGTAATGTTTAAGAAATTTTATAATATTGAACTGCCGGCATATCTTGGATTTTTCGCAGGAAAAAGATTCGTACCGATAGTGACAGCGGCAGTGGCATTTATAATTGGTCTGTGTATGCCGTTTCTATGGAAACCTGTACAGGCAGGGGTAGCAGCTTTATCATATTATGCAAATGAGTCGAATACAAATGTATCTACTTTCCTTTTTGGACTGGTAGAAAGAGCACTGGTACCTTTCGGGCTTCACCATATATTTTATCCGCCTTTCTGGTGGCAGTTTGGTGAATACACTACTAAGTCAGGACAGGTAGTTACAGGAGATCAGACTATATGGTTTGCAATGTTAAAAGACGGGGTAAAATCATTTGATTCAGCTACTTATCAGGGAGCAGGAAAATTCATGGCAGGAAAGTTTCCATTTATGATGTTCGGACTTCCGGCAGCAGCATTGGCAATGTACCACGAAGCAAAACCGGAAAGAAAAAAAATAGTAGGGGGAATACTTTTTTCTGCGGCACTGACATCATTCCTCACAGGTATAACAGAGCCTATTGAATTTGCGTTTTTATTTGTGGCACCGGCATTATTTATGGTTCACTCGGTGTTTGCAGGATTATCATTTATGATAATGAATATTCTAAAAGTAAGGGTAGAATCTACTTTTTCAGGCGGACTTATAGATTTTATAGGGTTTGGAGTTCTGCCGTCTACAGAAGGGTTTCAGACAAGGTGGGTTTTGGCAATTGTAGTAGGTCTCGTATTTGCAGTGGTTTATTATGTGCTGTTCAGAGCTTCTATAAGATTTTTTAATCTGGCAACTCCTGGAAGAGAAGCTGAGGTGGAAATAGAAGGCGAAGAAGGTCAAATATTTGAAGGCGGGCTTGCAGGATCAGTTTTACAGGCACTTGGAGGAAAAGACAATATAGTTTCAGTAGATTCATGTATAACAAGGCTGAGAGTAGAAGTAGTAAATGTGGAAAAAGTAGATGATAGTGTACTAAAAAGACTTGGTGCCGCCGGAGTATTAAAAGTAGGGAAAAACGGAGTACAGGCAGTTTTTGGATCAAAAGCACAGTTTATATGTAATGATATAAATCAGTTAATATAA
- a CDS encoding GNAT family N-acetyltransferase has protein sequence MKVRLAKTEDLDKIMRIIGETVKEMNENDNFQWDETYPNREVFINDIKEGTLYAVVNDEDEVSGIGAANFESFEEYDNLEWKSGKDDYVIHRLAVDNAYRSSGAAAFLIENIEKEIVKKGKCFMRTDTNSKNIKAQRFFEKMGYKFVGEIKVPRLKDTFFCYEKRLCD, from the coding sequence ATGAAAGTAAGACTCGCAAAAACAGAAGATTTAGACAAAATAATGAGAATTATTGGTGAAACTGTAAAAGAAATGAATGAAAATGATAATTTCCAATGGGATGAAACATATCCAAACAGAGAAGTATTTATAAATGACATAAAAGAAGGAACACTTTATGCAGTGGTAAATGATGAAGATGAGGTATCAGGAATTGGTGCAGCTAATTTTGAGTCTTTTGAAGAATATGATAATCTGGAATGGAAATCAGGAAAAGACGACTATGTGATTCACCGGCTGGCAGTAGATAATGCATATAGAAGCAGTGGTGCAGCAGCTTTTTTAATAGAAAATATAGAAAAAGAAATTGTTAAAAAAGGAAAATGCTTTATGAGAACTGATACAAACTCAAAAAATATAAAAGCGCAGAGATTCTTTGAGAAAATGGGCTATAAATTTGTTGGTGAAATAAAAGTTCCAAGGCTTAAAGATACTTTTTTCTGTTATGAAAAAAGACTTTGTGATTAG
- the tpx gene encoding thiol peroxidase encodes MLERKGIVTFKGNPVTLVGDEVKPGDKAPDFTALKTDLSELKLSDYKGRVVILTSFPSVDTSVCALQAKRFNEEAGKLKDDVSVITISVDLPFALGRFCAAEGIENEVTVSDHRDLDFGYKYGFVVKELRLLERGIVVIDKEGIIRHVEYCKEIAEHPDYDKALEITRSLI; translated from the coding sequence ATGTTAGAAAGAAAAGGTATTGTAACATTTAAAGGAAATCCGGTAACATTAGTAGGGGACGAAGTAAAGCCGGGAGACAAAGCTCCGGATTTTACAGCTTTGAAAACAGATCTGTCTGAATTAAAATTAAGTGATTATAAAGGAAGAGTTGTTATATTAACATCATTTCCATCTGTTGATACAAGTGTGTGTGCATTACAGGCAAAGAGATTCAATGAGGAAGCAGGAAAATTAAAAGATGATGTTTCTGTTATTACAATTTCAGTTGATTTACCTTTTGCACTTGGAAGATTTTGCGCAGCAGAAGGTATAGAAAATGAAGTGACTGTTTCAGACCACAGAGATTTGGACTTCGGTTACAAATATGGTTTTGTGGTAAAGGAATTAAGACTTCTTGAACGTGGAATAGTAGTAATAGATAAAGAAGGAATAATAAGACATGTGGAGTATTGTAAGGAGATAGCAGAGCATCCTGATTATGATAAAGCTCTGGAAATTACAAGAAGCCTGATATAA
- a CDS encoding NAD(P)/FAD-dependent oxidoreductase — protein MYTEAVVIGGGAAGFMAAVTAKENGLDIIIMERKDRVLKKVLATGNGRCNYTNINADISNYYGEDKEFAQDALEIFSPENAVNFFEKLGIVHKVEENGKVYPYSGQASAVVDALRFETQRLEIPIYTNFDVSKIEYKNSLFKIFSSDGNRIITCKKLILAAGGCSYPELGSNGSGYRLAEMMGHKATEVKPALVQLKTEKEPVKGLHGIKVNAKITACHKEKELDSSEGELLFTDYGISGPVVFNLSYLSALYNNPVFKADLMPDYNIKDIEELLAVRRGNLSHLTMEDFLVGMLNKKLGQLLLKRSGIEKLSLPVTELSDERITKIAFLIKNYDIKILETTGFRNAQVTAGGIKTDGINSKTMESKKVKNLYFAGEILDVFGDCGGYNLQWAWSSGYLAGKSAAGE, from the coding sequence ATGTACACAGAAGCAGTGGTCATAGGCGGAGGAGCGGCAGGGTTTATGGCTGCAGTTACAGCTAAGGAAAATGGTTTGGATATTATAATTATGGAGAGAAAAGACAGGGTTTTGAAAAAGGTTCTGGCAACAGGGAATGGAAGATGTAATTATACTAATATTAATGCAGATATTTCTAATTATTACGGAGAAGATAAAGAATTCGCACAGGATGCACTGGAAATATTCAGCCCTGAAAATGCAGTAAACTTTTTTGAGAAACTTGGAATAGTTCATAAAGTAGAAGAAAACGGGAAAGTATATCCATACAGCGGACAGGCTTCGGCTGTGGTAGATGCTCTCAGATTCGAGACACAGAGACTGGAAATACCAATTTATACTAATTTTGATGTTTCGAAAATTGAATATAAAAACTCATTATTTAAAATATTTTCAAGTGACGGTAACAGAATTATAACATGTAAAAAGCTGATTTTAGCAGCAGGCGGGTGTTCATATCCTGAGCTTGGTTCAAACGGGAGCGGATACAGACTTGCTGAAATGATGGGACATAAAGCTACAGAAGTAAAGCCTGCACTTGTACAGCTGAAAACGGAAAAAGAACCGGTAAAAGGACTGCACGGGATAAAGGTAAATGCTAAAATAACTGCTTGTCATAAAGAAAAAGAACTGGATTCATCAGAGGGCGAGCTTTTATTTACAGATTACGGAATATCCGGTCCTGTGGTTTTTAATCTGTCATATTTAAGCGCTTTATATAACAATCCTGTATTTAAGGCCGACCTAATGCCTGACTATAATATCAAAGATATAGAAGAACTACTGGCAGTAAGAAGAGGAAATCTGAGCCATTTGACAATGGAAGACTTTTTGGTAGGAATGCTTAATAAAAAATTGGGGCAGTTGTTATTAAAGCGGTCAGGAATAGAAAAACTCTCTCTTCCTGTAACAGAGCTTTCAGATGAAAGAATTACAAAAATTGCATTTCTGATAAAAAATTACGATATAAAAATTCTCGAAACAACTGGATTTAGAAATGCACAGGTAACAGCAGGGGGAATAAAAACAGACGGTATAAATTCCAAAACCATGGAATCTAAAAAAGTAAAAAATCTGTATTTTGCAGGTGAGATACTTGATGTCTTTGGTGACTGCGGCGGCTATAATCTCCAATGGGCGTGGTCTTCAGGTTATCTGGCGGGTAAAAGCGCAGCCGGAGAATAA